A genome region from Camelina sativa cultivar DH55 chromosome 10, Cs, whole genome shotgun sequence includes the following:
- the LOC104719805 gene encoding DNA repair helicase XPB1-like, giving the protein MGNGERGRPNKKMKYAGKDDQKMKNIQNAEDYYDDDANEGSRDGEVEEKKRDFTDLELKPDHGNRPLWACADGRIFLETFSPLYKQAYDFLIAIAEPVCRPESMHEYNITPHSLYAAVSVGLETETIISVLYKLSKTKLPKEMIDFIHASTANYGKVKLVLKKNRYFIESPSPEVLKRLLSDDTINRARFSSEPYYDGDGFTIGKTSGELEAGPGELLNEAELAAAAEEKETHSFEIDPSQVENVKQRCLPNALNYPMLEEYDFRNDNVNPDLDMELKPHAQPRPYQEKSLSKMFGNGRARSGIIVLPCGAGKSLVGVSAAARIKKSCLCLATNAVSVDQWAFQFKLWSTIRDDQICRFTSDSKERFRGNAGVVVTTYNMIAFGGKRSEEAEKIIEEMRNREWGLLLMDEVHVVPAHMFRKVISITKSHCKLGLTATLVREDEKITDLNFLIGPKLYEANWLDLVKGGFIANVQCAEVWCPMTKEFFAEYLKKENSKKKQALYVMNPNKFRACEFLIRFHEQQRGDKIIVFADNLFALTEYAMKLRKPMIYGATSHIERTKILEAFKTSKDVNTVFLSKVGDNSIDIPEANVIIQISSHAGSRRQEAQRLGRILRAKGKLEDRMAGGKEEYNAFFYSLVSTDTQEMYYSTKRQQFLIDQGYSFKVITSLPPPDAGSSLSYHSQEEQLSLLGKVLNAGDDLIGLEQLEEDTDGMALQKARRTMGSMSAMSGSKGMVYMEYNSGRHKSGQQIKKPRDPTKRHTIFKKRYA; this is encoded by the exons atGGGGAATG GTGAAAGAGGAAGAcctaacaagaagatgaagtacGCTGGGAAG GATGATCAAAAGATGAAGAACATCCAAAACGCTGAAGATTactatgatgatgatgctaaTGAGGGTTCTCGTGATG GTGAagtagaggagaagaagagggatTTTACAGATTTGGAGTTGAAGCCAGACCATGGGAACAGGCCTTTGTGGGCTTGTGCTGATGGAAGGATATTTTTAGAGACGTTTTCTCCTCTGTATAAACAAGCTTATGATTTTCTTATCGCCATTGCTGAACCCGTTTGCAG GCCAGAGTCAATGCACGAGTATAATATAACTCCACACTCGTTGTATGCTGCTGTTTCCGTTGGTCTTGAGACAGAAACTATCATTTCTGTTTTGTATAAGCTGTCTAAGACTAAGCTACCCAAAGAGATGATTGATTTCATCCATGCTTCTACTGCTAACTATGGTAAAGTGAAGCTGGTTTTGAAGAAGAACCGTTATTTTATTGAATCCCCATCCCCTGAG GTGTTGAAAAGGCTTCTCAGCGATGATACTATAAACCGAGCTAGATTTTCGTCTGAG CCATATTATGACGGTGATGGATTTACGATTGGCAAAACAAGCGGTGAACTTGAGGCTGGACCCGGAGAGCTGTTGAATGAAGCAGAATtggcagcagcagcagaagagaaagaaactcaCTCATTTGAGATAGACCCTTCACAG GTGGAGAATGTGAAGCAGCGTTGCTTACCAAATGCCTTGAATTACCCTATGTTAGAGGAATATGACTTCAGGAACGACAAT GTTAATCCTGATCTTGACATGGAGCTTAAGCCCCATGCACAACCGAGGCCTTACCAGGAAAAAAGTTTGAGCAAAATGTTTGGGAATG GACGAGCAAGATCTGGGATTATTGTGTTGCCTTGTGGTGCTGGTAAATCTCTAGTTGGGGTTTCTGCAGCGGCTCGTATAAAGAAGAGTTGTCTTTGTTTGGCGACGAATGCTGTCTCAGTGGATCAATGGGCCTTCCAGTTCAAGTTGTGGTCTACTATAAGAGATGACCAAATATGTCGTTTCACTTCTGATAGTAAAGAACGATTCCGTGGAAATGCTGGTGTTGTTGTGACAACCTATAATATGATTGCCTTTGGTGGTAAACGATCTGAGGAAGCAGAGAAGATTAtagaagaaatgagaaacaGAGAGTGGGGGTTGCTGCTCATGGACGAG GTGCATGTGGTTCCGGCCCATATGTTTAGGAAAGTTATCAGCATCACAAAATCTCACTGCAAGCTAGGACTTACAG CCACCCTTGTGAGAGAAGACGAAAAGATTACAGATTTGAACTTCCTCATTGGCCCGAAACTATATGAAGCCAATTGGCTAGATTTAGTTAAAGGAGGATTTATTGCTAATGTTCAGTGTGCTGAAGTATGGTGTCCTATGACCAAAGAGTTTTTTGCAGAATATCTGAAGAAAGAGAACTCCAAGAAAAAACAG GCGCTTTATGTCATGAACCCTAACAAGTTCAGAGCCTGTGAATTTCTGATACGTTTCCATGAACAACAACGTGgagataaaataattgtttttgcaGACAATCTTTTTGCACTTACAGAGTATGCAATGAAACTCCGGAAACCCATGATTTATGGTGCTACCAG CCATATTGAACGAACCAAAATTCTCGAGGCTTTTAAAACCAGTAAAGACGTGAACACAGTCTTCCTATCAAAG GTTGGTGATAACTCTATAGATATCCCTGAAGCTAATGTGATTATTCAGATATCGTCACATGCTGGTTCTAGACGTCAAGAGGCTCAACGTTTGGGTCGTATCCTTAGAGCTAAG GGTAAACTTGAAGATAGAATGGCCGGTGGAAAAGAAGAGTATAATGCATTCTTTTACTCACTTGTGTCGACAGATACACAG GAAATGTATTATTCAACGAAAAGACAGCAGTTCTTGATCGACCAAGGTTATAGCTTCAAGGTAATAACAAGCCTCCCACCTCCTGACGCAGGTTCAAGCTTGAGCTACCACAGTCAAGAAGAACAGTTGTCTCTTCTCGGAAAGGTGTTGAATGCTGGAGACGATTTGATTGGTCTAGAGCAACTCGAAGAAGACACAGACGGAATGGCTCTTCAAAAGGCGAGACGAACCATGGGGTCGATGAGTGCAATGTCCGGTTCAAAGGGAATGGTGTACATGGAATATAACTCAGGCCGTCACAAATCTGGtcaacaaatcaagaaacctaGAGACCCAACCAAACGACACACTATCTTCAAAAAACGTTACGCGTGA